A stretch of Crossiella cryophila DNA encodes these proteins:
- a CDS encoding PucR family transcriptional regulator: MATVTIGLHELLGRTDLGLTQLSGPRADRTIRWVHICELPDPGLYLTGGELLLTAGVDFPDSRAEIHRYVRRLVAAGAAGLGFGVTPVHDEVPPDLVTACQRHGLPLLLVPSRTSFLVISQVVSLMLAAQERAGQHRISLAQAALTRAAARPDGVAAVVRQLGAALGGWAVLVDARHRLSSGGAVPAGTGEVEELAARLLAPGGPSSATAHRDGGQVVAQALGRTDRVLVAGREPAFFTADRAILEVGVALLTVLSGADRLPTPVAESVTALLALVLDGAAAEVEPHVAAAAGVPAGGEWQVVRARRAGAAGEIDRAEVATRLGTPLAGLLADGGVRALVPATGPCQLAADPRWLVAVSAPVRWAGLPGAARRVERLLKQAVAQGRSIIESPRTGVDGLVPPAEAAEFALTRLAPLAGAPAPLIETLRAWLAGGGNWETAAAMLGVHRNTVRHRVATAAKLLGCDPQDPDTRAELWLALRWLPEPHPAQT, translated from the coding sequence ATGGCCACGGTGACCATTGGTCTGCACGAGCTGCTCGGCCGGACCGATCTGGGGCTGACCCAGCTCAGCGGGCCGAGGGCGGACCGGACCATCCGCTGGGTGCACATCTGCGAGCTGCCCGACCCCGGGCTCTACCTCACCGGCGGCGAACTGCTGCTGACCGCTGGCGTTGACTTCCCGGACTCGCGAGCGGAGATCCACCGCTACGTGCGGCGGCTGGTCGCGGCGGGCGCGGCGGGGCTCGGGTTCGGGGTGACCCCGGTGCACGACGAGGTACCACCGGACCTGGTCACCGCCTGCCAGCGGCACGGGCTGCCGTTGCTGCTGGTGCCCAGCCGGACCTCGTTCCTGGTGATCAGCCAGGTCGTCTCGTTGATGCTGGCCGCGCAGGAACGGGCCGGGCAGCACCGGATCTCACTCGCGCAGGCCGCGCTGACCAGGGCGGCGGCCCGGCCGGACGGGGTGGCCGCGGTGGTCCGGCAACTCGGCGCGGCACTCGGCGGGTGGGCGGTCCTGGTGGACGCCCGGCATCGGCTGAGCAGCGGGGGAGCGGTACCCGCGGGTACCGGGGAGGTGGAGGAACTCGCCGCGCGGCTGCTGGCGCCGGGCGGGCCGTCCTCGGCGACCGCGCACCGGGACGGCGGCCAGGTGGTGGCCCAGGCGCTGGGCCGGACCGACCGGGTGCTGGTCGCGGGCCGGGAACCGGCCTTCTTCACCGCGGACCGGGCGATCCTGGAGGTCGGCGTGGCCCTGCTAACCGTGCTGAGCGGCGCGGACCGGCTGCCCACGCCGGTGGCGGAGTCGGTGACCGCGCTGCTCGCGCTGGTACTCGACGGCGCGGCGGCCGAGGTGGAGCCGCACGTCGCGGCCGCCGCCGGGGTGCCTGCGGGGGGCGAGTGGCAGGTGGTGCGGGCGCGCCGGGCCGGGGCCGCAGGGGAGATCGACCGCGCCGAGGTGGCCACCCGGCTGGGCACCCCCCTGGCCGGACTGCTCGCCGACGGCGGGGTGCGTGCGCTGGTCCCGGCGACCGGGCCGTGCCAGCTGGCGGCGGATCCGCGCTGGCTGGTCGCGGTGAGCGCGCCGGTGCGCTGGGCCGGACTGCCGGGGGCGGCGCGGCGGGTGGAGCGGCTGCTGAAGCAGGCGGTGGCGCAGGGCCGGTCGATCATCGAATCGCCGCGCACCGGCGTGGACGGGCTGGTGCCCCCGGCCGAGGCCGCGGAATTCGCCCTGACCCGGCTGGCGCCACTGGCCGGAGCGCCCGCGCCGCTGATCGAGACGCTGCGTGCCTGGCTGGCCGGGGGTGGCAACTGGGAGACCGCGGCGGCGATGCTGGGCGTGCACCGCAACACCGTGCGGCACCGGGTGGCCACCGCGGCCAAGCTGCTCGGCTGCGACCCGCAGGACCCGGACACCCGCGCTGAACTGTGGCTGGCCCTGCGCTGGCTGCCCGAGCCGCATCCCGCGCAAACCTGA
- a CDS encoding CoA transferase: MNALQQVWGAIGGRPADLTSVTVTSPDEILPSIFKVTEAATAAVAASTLAAARLWHTRSGPAPEVVVDGRAAVTAFRSERYLRVDGVAPPVWGPLSGDYPTEDGWVRLHCNYPAHYRAVLRALAVPESAVARTLRTSSAVAVEEAVLAAGGVAAAQRSRSQWLASPQARALARVPLVELTSRYDTPRRPLGPAERPLSGVRVLDLTRVIAGPVAGRTLAAHGADVLRVGADHLELVDALVVDTGFGKRFCHLDLRTPEGRDALRTLVRQADVLLQAFRPGALAQLGLGPADCAALNPGLVTVSVSAYGQTGPWSGRRGFDSLVQMATGFTHETATAADSAVPVPLPAQLLDHATGHLAALAAIEGLRRRAQHGGSWHAEVSLARTGAWLDGLGRIDGLGLPPVEVADLLTETDTPFGRVRHVRPAGTIAGQAPYWASPPHRPGADPAAFA; this comes from the coding sequence ATGAACGCTCTCCAACAGGTGTGGGGCGCGATCGGCGGCAGGCCCGCCGACCTGACCTCGGTCACCGTGACCAGCCCGGACGAGATCCTCCCGTCGATCTTCAAGGTGACCGAGGCCGCCACCGCGGCCGTGGCCGCGAGCACGCTGGCGGCGGCCAGGTTGTGGCACACCCGTAGTGGGCCCGCCCCCGAGGTGGTGGTGGACGGCCGGGCGGCGGTGACCGCGTTCCGCAGCGAGCGGTACCTGCGGGTGGACGGGGTGGCGCCGCCGGTGTGGGGGCCGTTGTCCGGGGATTACCCGACCGAGGACGGCTGGGTGCGGCTGCACTGCAACTACCCGGCGCACTACCGGGCGGTGCTGCGTGCGCTGGCGGTGCCCGAGTCCGCGGTGGCCCGCACGCTGCGCACCTCATCGGCGGTGGCGGTGGAGGAGGCGGTGCTGGCCGCCGGTGGCGTGGCCGCCGCCCAGCGCAGCCGCAGCCAGTGGCTGGCCAGTCCGCAGGCCAGGGCGTTGGCCAGGGTGCCGTTGGTGGAGTTGACCAGCCGTTATGACACTCCGCGCCGTCCGCTGGGTCCGGCGGAGCGGCCGCTGTCCGGGGTGCGGGTGCTCGATCTGACCAGGGTGATCGCCGGACCGGTGGCCGGGCGCACGCTCGCCGCGCACGGCGCGGACGTGCTGCGGGTGGGCGCGGACCATCTGGAGCTGGTGGACGCGCTGGTGGTGGACACCGGGTTCGGCAAACGCTTCTGCCACCTGGACCTGCGCACCCCCGAGGGCCGGGACGCCCTGCGGACGCTGGTCCGGCAGGCCGACGTGCTGCTCCAGGCGTTCCGGCCCGGCGCGCTGGCCCAGCTGGGGCTGGGGCCTGCGGACTGCGCCGCGCTCAACCCCGGACTGGTGACGGTGTCCGTCAGCGCCTACGGCCAGACCGGTCCGTGGTCGGGGCGGCGCGGGTTCGACAGCCTGGTGCAGATGGCCACCGGGTTCACCCACGAGACGGCCACCGCCGCCGACTCCGCCGTCCCGGTGCCACTGCCCGCGCAACTGCTCGACCACGCCACCGGCCACCTGGCCGCGCTGGCCGCGATCGAGGGGCTGCGCCGTCGCGCCCAGCACGGTGGCTCCTGGCACGCCGAGGTCTCCCTGGCTCGCACCGGAGCCTGGCTGGACGGGCTGGGCCGGATCGACGGGCTCGGCCTGCCGCCGGTCGAGGTCGCGGACCTGCTGACCGAGACGGACACCCCGTTCGGCCGGGTCCGGCATGTGCGCCCAGCGGGCACGATCGCCGGCCAGGCGCCGTACTGGGCGAGCCCGCCGCACCGGCCGGGCGCGGATCCCGCCGCCTTCGCCTGA
- a CDS encoding class I SAM-dependent methyltransferase, with product MTSAPPPRNSLAVFVSAVLRQPSLIGAVVPSSPALAARLASVVPGQGEPLVVELGAGTGAVSGAIEARLGGRGRYLAIELEQDLAQHVQSAYPAIEVVNANAADLDKVLADRGHGEPGSVDAVVSGLPWVLIPEQVQRQIIGHVADGIGQTGVFTTFAYVHALGMVGARKFRYLLESVFDEVLLTRVVWRNVPPAITYVCRRPKT from the coding sequence GTGACATCCGCACCCCCACCACGCAACTCGCTGGCCGTGTTCGTCTCCGCGGTCCTGCGCCAGCCGAGCCTCATCGGCGCGGTCGTGCCCAGTTCCCCGGCACTGGCGGCCCGGCTCGCCTCGGTCGTGCCCGGCCAGGGCGAGCCGCTGGTGGTCGAGCTGGGCGCGGGCACCGGTGCGGTCAGCGGCGCGATCGAGGCGCGGCTGGGTGGCCGGGGCCGCTACCTGGCCATCGAGCTGGAACAGGACCTGGCCCAGCACGTGCAGTCGGCCTACCCGGCGATCGAGGTGGTCAACGCCAACGCCGCCGACCTGGACAAGGTGCTCGCCGACCGCGGTCACGGCGAACCCGGCTCGGTGGACGCGGTCGTCTCCGGCCTGCCCTGGGTGCTGATCCCGGAGCAGGTGCAGCGGCAGATCATCGGCCACGTCGCCGACGGCATCGGCCAGACCGGGGTGTTCACCACCTTCGCCTACGTGCACGCGCTCGGCATGGTCGGCGCGCGCAAGTTCCGCTACCTGCTCGAATCAGTCTTCGACGAGGTGCTGCTCACCCGGGTGGTCTGGCGCAACGTGCCGCCTGCCATCACCTACGTGTGCCGGCGCCCGAAGACGTGA
- a CDS encoding DedA family protein, translated as MPAPEDVIELLREYLSGLPPLLIFLAVGLLLVAEAALVIGVILPGASALLVFGFLTQLGAVPLVPAMITAGAAALIGSQLAYCRGRSLGGTGDLPRSWTVRRIGPRRWQWISGLVGDFGERAVLLGQWVVGARTLVPRLAGMAGLPYHRFARWNVPVAPVWGALWVLVGWAAGRSYELVATVSSWVSLGLLGVLLLVAVVVAWRRRQPSSSSTLDRPCSATARAVSGENRTNPEMLKSALGSTSTSST; from the coding sequence GTGCCGGCGCCCGAAGACGTGATCGAGCTGCTGCGGGAGTACCTGAGCGGACTCCCGCCGCTGTTGATCTTCCTCGCGGTCGGGCTGCTGCTCGTCGCCGAGGCCGCGCTGGTCATCGGCGTGATCCTGCCAGGGGCCAGCGCGCTGCTCGTCTTCGGTTTCCTCACCCAGCTCGGCGCGGTGCCGCTGGTCCCCGCGATGATCACCGCGGGCGCGGCGGCGCTGATCGGCTCGCAGCTGGCCTACTGTCGCGGCCGCAGCCTCGGCGGCACCGGTGACCTGCCGCGGAGCTGGACGGTCCGCCGGATCGGCCCGCGTCGCTGGCAGTGGATCAGCGGTCTGGTCGGCGATTTCGGCGAACGGGCCGTGTTGCTGGGCCAGTGGGTGGTCGGCGCGCGCACCCTGGTGCCGCGACTGGCCGGCATGGCCGGGCTGCCGTATCACCGCTTCGCCAGGTGGAACGTGCCGGTCGCGCCGGTCTGGGGCGCGCTGTGGGTGCTCGTCGGCTGGGCCGCCGGGCGTTCCTACGAGCTGGTGGCCACCGTGTCCAGCTGGGTCAGCCTCGGTCTGCTCGGAGTGTTGCTGCTGGTAGCGGTGGTGGTGGCCTGGCGGCGGCGTCAGCCGAGCAGTTCCAGCACCCTGGACCGGCCGTGTTCGGCGACCGCGCGGGCGGTGTCCGGGGAGAACCGGACGAACCCGGAGATGCTGAAGTCCGCGCTGGGCTCCACCAGCACCAGCTCCACCTGA
- a CDS encoding GMC oxidoreductase — MAEHVDVVVVGTGFGGSVSAYRLAEAGKSVVVLERGRKYPPGSFARSPAEMRNNFWDPTRRQYGLFDVWSFRGFASVVSAGVGGGSLIYANVLKRKDENWFVHDEPLHGGGYETWPITRADLDPHYDAVERMLTPAPYPLDHPDFSDMPRTKAMREAATALGLEFERPPLAVRFAARPGGEPGTGLPIEEAGYGNLHGEQRRTCRLCGECNIGCNDGAKNSLDHTYLSAAQHYDADIRDMCEVRLIRPLSGGGYEVGYREHQPNGVTRARTISCDRLVLGAGTFGTLHLLLRNRPRLPRLSRALGTRFTGNGDLLTFLLKAKDRDGVRDLEANRGPVITSAIRVPDAVDGEGITGRGHYIQDAGYPSFVAWLVEAANAPSQLNRIFGFAAKRLLNAIDRSPSTSLSHDLSELLDDGVFTESSVPLLGMGRDIPDGVVRMREGWLDVDWTTETSEEYFSGVRATMRGVSEVLGGEYRDNPMWLTKRIITVHPLGGAPMGRHSGEGLCDPYGEVYGYPGLYVADGSAMPGPVGPNPSLTIAAWADRLCDRLLGGGESEYGSTVEPMDQHCSEGAVRVPEEPAGRGGPAGSAGLSFTEEMTGSFALGETEPRQGELVGRRDERGLSFRLTIAIEDLDRFLDDPSHLAKATGWLHCDDLGGRLAVPFGRFNLLVPGSATDTRHMYYRLHLDDLAGNPLTLTGHKDLHDDAGPDLWSDTTTLYVRMYSGHVYEDDEPGEPIGAGVLHIRKRDFLQQLTTIRATGPDPLGSVERFGRMFLGRLWEVYGPRGPEDEE; from the coding sequence ATGGCCGAACACGTCGACGTCGTGGTGGTCGGAACCGGCTTCGGCGGTTCCGTCAGCGCCTACCGACTAGCCGAGGCAGGCAAGTCGGTGGTGGTGCTGGAACGGGGCCGGAAGTACCCGCCCGGCTCCTTCGCCCGCTCCCCCGCGGAGATGCGCAACAACTTCTGGGACCCGACGCGGCGCCAGTACGGGCTCTTCGACGTGTGGAGCTTCCGCGGTTTCGCCTCGGTGGTCTCCGCCGGGGTCGGCGGCGGTTCGCTGATCTACGCCAACGTGCTCAAGCGCAAGGACGAGAACTGGTTCGTGCACGACGAGCCGTTGCACGGCGGCGGCTACGAGACCTGGCCGATCACCAGGGCCGACCTTGACCCGCACTACGACGCGGTGGAACGGATGCTGACCCCGGCGCCGTACCCGCTGGACCACCCGGATTTCTCGGATATGCCGAGGACGAAGGCCATGCGCGAGGCGGCGACCGCGCTCGGCCTGGAGTTCGAACGACCGCCGCTGGCAGTCCGGTTCGCGGCTCGGCCAGGGGGCGAGCCGGGAACCGGGCTGCCGATCGAGGAGGCGGGCTACGGCAACCTGCACGGGGAGCAGCGCCGTACCTGCCGGTTGTGCGGTGAGTGCAACATCGGCTGCAACGACGGCGCCAAGAACAGCCTGGACCACACCTACCTGTCCGCGGCGCAGCACTACGACGCCGACATCAGGGACATGTGCGAGGTGCGGTTGATCCGCCCGCTCTCCGGCGGCGGCTACGAGGTGGGCTACCGGGAGCACCAGCCCAACGGGGTCACCAGGGCGCGCACCATCAGCTGCGACCGGCTGGTGCTGGGCGCGGGCACCTTCGGCACGCTGCACCTGCTGTTGCGCAACCGGCCGCGGCTGCCGCGGCTGAGCCGGGCGCTGGGCACCCGGTTCACCGGCAACGGCGACCTGCTCACCTTCCTGCTCAAGGCCAAGGACCGCGACGGGGTGCGCGATCTGGAGGCCAACCGCGGACCGGTGATCACCAGCGCGATCCGGGTGCCGGACGCGGTGGACGGGGAGGGCATCACCGGGCGCGGGCACTACATCCAGGACGCGGGCTACCCGAGCTTCGTGGCCTGGCTGGTGGAAGCGGCCAACGCGCCCAGTCAGCTCAACCGGATCTTCGGGTTCGCGGCCAAACGACTGCTCAACGCGATCGACCGGTCGCCGAGCACCTCGCTCTCGCACGACCTGTCCGAACTGCTCGACGACGGCGTGTTCACCGAGAGTTCGGTGCCGCTGCTGGGCATGGGACGGGACATCCCGGACGGGGTGGTCCGGATGCGCGAGGGCTGGCTGGACGTCGACTGGACCACCGAGACCAGCGAGGAGTACTTCAGCGGGGTGCGCGCCACCATGCGCGGGGTGTCGGAGGTGCTGGGCGGGGAGTACCGGGACAACCCGATGTGGCTGACCAAACGGATCATCACCGTGCACCCGCTGGGCGGGGCGCCGATGGGGCGGCACTCCGGCGAGGGCCTGTGCGATCCCTACGGCGAGGTGTACGGGTATCCGGGGCTCTACGTCGCCGACGGCTCGGCCATGCCGGGACCGGTCGGCCCGAACCCCTCCCTGACCATCGCGGCCTGGGCGGACCGCCTCTGTGATCGGCTCCTCGGGGGAGGGGAGTCCGAGTACGGATCCACGGTCGAGCCCATGGACCAGCACTGTTCGGAGGGAGCAGTGCGGGTCCCCGAGGAGCCGGCCGGCCGAGGGGGGCCGGCCGGCTCCGCCGGGTTGTCCTTCACCGAGGAGATGACCGGTTCCTTCGCCCTCGGCGAGACCGAACCCCGGCAGGGCGAGCTGGTCGGGCGGCGGGACGAGCGGGGGCTCTCCTTCCGCCTCACCATCGCCATCGAGGACCTGGACCGGTTCCTGGACGACCCGAGTCACCTGGCCAAGGCCACCGGCTGGCTGCACTGCGACGACCTGGGCGGTCGGCTCGCGGTGCCCTTCGGCCGGTTCAACCTGCTGGTGCCGGGCTCGGCCACGGACACCCGGCACATGTACTACCGGCTGCACCTGGACGACCTGGCAGGCAACCCGCTGACCCTGACCGGGCACAAGGACCTGCACGACGACGCCGGTCCTGACCTGTGGTCGGACACCACCACGCTGTACGTGCGGATGTACTCCGGGCACGTCTACGAGGACGACGAGCCTGGCGAGCCGATCGGCGCTGGCGTGTTGCACATCCGGAAACGGGACTTCCTGCAGCAGCTCACCACCATCCGGGCCACCGGACCAGATCCGCTGGGCTCGGTGGAGCGGTTCGGCCGGATGTTCCTTGGCAGGTTGTGGGAGGTCTACGGCCCGCGCGGACCGGAGGACGAGGAATGA
- a CDS encoding alpha/beta hydrolase, with translation MKREIPLYTLDGVRDADVSTHPFTTEDGLGLSMLRFRRAESQDVVLLIPGLTQSSDMYIMPEHRNLVSYLLDNGFGDVWTLDSRLSNRHPYNQGMHRYSLDDVAHWDNAAAVETIRRSIGPDRRLHVIAHCLGAVSFLMSVFGGAVNGITSVVANSVALTPNLPTYSAAKISFEPELFEYVLGFEYMDPRWGDAPRFTRPWLAAKVISAMHRECDVSACHILSHLWGAGWPAMYRHENLLEVTHRRLGDLCGGSGMNYYRHVRKMYLAGRAVKYDPKDERHEELPNDYLGNAASVTTPILLTTGDANKVFGDSNEICYRKLEKMAPGRHEFRILPGYGHLDPFIGEHADMDVFPHLLDFIKRQAG, from the coding sequence ATGAAACGCGAGATCCCGCTGTACACGCTCGACGGCGTGCGCGACGCGGACGTGTCCACGCACCCGTTCACCACCGAGGACGGCCTCGGCCTCAGCATGCTGCGGTTCCGGCGCGCGGAGAGCCAGGACGTCGTGCTGCTCATCCCCGGACTGACCCAGTCCAGCGACATGTACATCATGCCGGAGCACCGCAACCTGGTCAGCTACCTGCTGGACAACGGCTTCGGCGACGTGTGGACGCTGGACAGCAGGCTCAGCAACCGGCACCCCTACAACCAGGGCATGCACCGCTACTCCCTCGACGACGTGGCGCACTGGGACAACGCCGCGGCGGTCGAGACCATCCGGCGCTCGATCGGCCCCGACCGCAGGCTGCACGTGATCGCGCACTGCCTTGGCGCGGTCTCCTTCCTGATGAGCGTGTTCGGCGGGGCGGTCAACGGCATCACCAGCGTGGTCGCCAACAGCGTCGCGCTCACCCCGAACCTGCCCACCTACTCCGCGGCGAAGATCTCCTTCGAGCCGGAGCTGTTCGAGTACGTGCTGGGCTTCGAGTACATGGACCCGCGCTGGGGGGACGCGCCGCGGTTCACCCGGCCGTGGCTGGCCGCGAAGGTCATCTCGGCGATGCACCGCGAATGCGATGTCTCCGCCTGCCACATCCTGAGCCACCTGTGGGGAGCGGGCTGGCCGGCGATGTACCGGCACGAGAACCTGCTGGAGGTCACCCACCGCAGGCTGGGCGACCTGTGCGGCGGCAGCGGGATGAACTACTACCGGCACGTCCGCAAGATGTACCTGGCCGGGCGCGCGGTGAAGTACGACCCGAAGGACGAACGGCACGAGGAGCTGCCCAACGACTACCTCGGCAACGCGGCCAGTGTGACCACCCCGATCCTGCTGACCACCGGCGATGCCAACAAGGTCTTCGGCGACTCCAACGAGATCTGCTACCGCAAGCTGGAGAAGATGGCGCCGGGGCGGCACGAGTTCCGCATCCTGCCCGGCTACGGACACCTGGACCCGTTCATCGGCGAGCACGCCGACATGGACGTCTTCCCGCACCTGCTCGACTTCATCAAGCGACAGGCCGGCTGA
- a CDS encoding helix-turn-helix transcriptional regulator — MSGRRDQQITPTADPTLRPLVGRQPLLKVLGNTLKRSTRKTFFLVELVGEPGVGKSRLVTEVANQARELGMATLAGRAAEFEQDAPFAAVVDALDDHLESQIGLLTRRLPLPEARLLSSVFPGLTIDLPQVPIPAGAGGARYRLHRAVRTLLEVLAESSGLTLLLDDVHWADEATIELLDYLVRHPPRGQVVIAVAYRPAQVSARLRTALSQVPAGQGTRVTVSPLSQKETEEFLGPGMSQAKRRRLYESSGGNPFYLEALSRAENGNGNPLAQITGDLAEDALRDVPDAVRSALQVELGQLSSKALLIAHAAAVVGDEFEPAAAAAAAELSDGEALTVLDELVGRDVVRIAPTPGRFRFRHPLVRHTAYTSASAGWRMATHGRVAAYLQKLNAPAPQLARHVVRSAGFGDVDAVGVLTQAARSVAPRAPMTASYWLTQALRLLPDIPANTGDRIQLLIELAAAQGVTSQFTEASGTALDVLERLPAQAYQQRAMVAGNIYARVTRLLGRAVEARALLQRELRAVPAEAIQHAGPLHLRLAVEAIWSAEYAESTRLLDQVPTELVPQPIAYAVAALRPMPAIAGGDGARGLALLDEADRVLVTATATDLAPWLDAFTWLCFSDLLTGRYRNALPRFERVVEIARNTGQNYILPPLLVGQAQAAAVLGDMDEAFTLTEEAIDMARVGGSQQSMAMALGSRSLLLTWSGEHTEALRVAAEATEAGGLVPEWWGLRARVAQAIAVAHSGDLDGAAADEVCDLLESVQRDQPMLLFCCEAMAHLLAGAGRWAEAAAWADRAERIADPALEINRALAGTVRAHALTGTDPAAAAELALRCAAVLEQAGLKLDAARARLRAGLAFTAAKDRVRALPELATAADAFAACRAKSLRAEALRATRRLGVRVAVPGGPKQSGPFGLSPRELEIARLVLDGHTNQQIAEKLFIGIRTVETHVSHVFTKLGVTSRASVGRVLGPALDAHDKG, encoded by the coding sequence ATGTCCGGTCGGCGGGATCAGCAGATCACCCCGACGGCAGACCCGACGCTGCGTCCGCTGGTCGGACGGCAGCCGTTGCTCAAGGTCCTCGGCAACACGCTGAAGCGCTCCACCCGCAAGACCTTCTTCCTGGTCGAGCTGGTCGGCGAGCCCGGCGTCGGCAAGTCCCGGCTGGTCACCGAAGTGGCGAACCAGGCCCGTGAACTGGGCATGGCCACCCTGGCCGGCCGGGCGGCCGAGTTCGAGCAGGACGCGCCCTTCGCCGCGGTGGTCGACGCCCTGGACGACCACCTCGAATCCCAGATCGGCCTGCTGACCCGGCGGCTGCCGCTGCCCGAGGCGCGGTTGCTGTCCTCGGTCTTCCCCGGGCTGACCATCGACCTGCCGCAGGTGCCGATCCCGGCCGGGGCCGGTGGCGCGCGCTACCGGCTGCACCGCGCCGTGCGCACGCTGCTGGAGGTGCTCGCCGAGTCCTCCGGGCTGACCCTGCTGCTCGACGACGTGCACTGGGCCGATGAGGCCACCATCGAACTGCTCGACTACCTGGTGCGGCATCCCCCGCGCGGGCAGGTCGTGATCGCGGTGGCCTACCGGCCGGCGCAGGTCTCCGCCCGGCTGCGCACCGCGCTGTCCCAGGTGCCGGCCGGTCAGGGCACCCGGGTGACGGTGAGTCCGCTGTCGCAGAAGGAGACCGAGGAGTTCCTCGGTCCAGGGATGAGCCAGGCGAAGCGGCGCAGGCTGTACGAGTCCAGCGGCGGCAACCCGTTCTACCTGGAAGCGCTGTCCAGGGCGGAGAACGGCAACGGCAACCCGCTGGCCCAGATCACCGGCGACCTGGCCGAGGACGCGCTGCGCGATGTGCCGGACGCGGTGCGCTCGGCACTGCAGGTGGAACTGGGTCAGCTCTCCTCCAAGGCGCTGCTGATCGCGCACGCCGCCGCCGTGGTGGGCGATGAGTTCGAGCCCGCCGCCGCGGCCGCCGCCGCTGAGCTGTCCGACGGCGAGGCGCTGACCGTGCTGGACGAGCTGGTCGGCCGGGACGTGGTGCGGATCGCGCCGACCCCTGGCCGCTTCCGCTTCCGGCACCCGCTGGTCCGGCACACCGCCTACACCTCGGCCTCCGCGGGCTGGCGGATGGCCACCCACGGCCGGGTCGCGGCCTACCTGCAGAAGCTCAACGCGCCCGCGCCGCAGCTGGCCAGGCACGTGGTCCGCTCGGCCGGGTTCGGCGACGTCGACGCGGTCGGCGTGCTCACCCAGGCCGCCCGCTCGGTCGCGCCGCGCGCGCCGATGACCGCCTCCTACTGGCTCACCCAGGCGCTGCGGCTGCTGCCGGACATCCCGGCCAACACCGGCGACCGGATCCAGCTGCTCATCGAACTGGCCGCCGCCCAGGGCGTGACCAGCCAGTTCACCGAGGCCAGCGGCACCGCGCTGGACGTGCTGGAACGGCTGCCCGCGCAGGCATACCAGCAGCGGGCGATGGTCGCGGGCAACATCTACGCCAGGGTGACCCGGCTGCTCGGCCGGGCGGTCGAGGCGCGTGCCCTGCTGCAGCGGGAACTGCGCGCGGTCCCGGCCGAGGCCATCCAGCACGCCGGACCACTGCACCTGCGGCTGGCCGTGGAGGCCATCTGGTCGGCGGAGTACGCCGAGTCCACCCGGCTGCTCGACCAGGTGCCCACCGAGCTGGTGCCGCAGCCGATCGCCTACGCCGTGGCCGCGCTCCGGCCGATGCCCGCCATCGCCGGCGGGGACGGCGCGCGCGGCCTGGCCCTGCTCGACGAGGCCGACCGGGTGCTGGTCACCGCCACCGCCACCGACCTCGCGCCCTGGCTGGACGCCTTCACCTGGCTCTGCTTCAGCGACCTGCTCACCGGCCGCTACCGCAACGCGCTGCCCCGGTTCGAGCGGGTGGTGGAGATCGCCCGCAACACCGGCCAGAACTACATCCTCCCCCCGCTGCTGGTCGGTCAGGCCCAGGCGGCGGCGGTGCTCGGCGACATGGACGAGGCGTTCACGCTGACTGAGGAGGCCATCGACATGGCCAGGGTCGGCGGCTCGCAGCAGTCCATGGCGATGGCACTCGGCTCCCGTTCGCTGCTGCTGACCTGGTCCGGCGAACACACCGAGGCACTGCGGGTGGCCGCCGAGGCGACCGAGGCCGGTGGCCTGGTGCCCGAGTGGTGGGGGCTGCGGGCCAGGGTCGCCCAGGCCATCGCGGTGGCCCACTCCGGCGACCTGGACGGGGCCGCCGCGGACGAGGTGTGCGACCTGCTGGAGTCGGTGCAGCGGGACCAGCCGATGCTGCTGTTCTGCTGCGAGGCCATGGCGCACCTGCTGGCAGGCGCGGGCCGCTGGGCCGAGGCCGCCGCCTGGGCCGACCGCGCCGAGCGGATCGCCGACCCGGCGCTGGAGATCAACCGGGCGCTGGCAGGCACGGTCCGGGCGCACGCGCTGACCGGCACCGATCCGGCCGCCGCCGCCGAACTGGCGCTGCGCTGCGCCGCCGTGCTCGAACAGGCCGGGCTCAAACTGGACGCCGCCCGCGCCCGGCTGCGCGCCGGACTCGCCTTCACCGCGGCGAAAGACCGGGTCAGGGCCCTGCCCGAGCTGGCGACCGCGGCCGATGCCTTCGCCGCCTGCAGGGCGAAATCACTGCGGGCCGAGGCGCTGCGGGCCACCCGCCGCCTGGGTGTCCGGGTGGCCGTCCCAGGTGGACCGAAGCAGAGCGGGCCGTTCGGATTGTCACCGCGAGAACTCGAAATCGCCCGACTTGTGCTCGACGGGCACACCAATCAGCAGATTGCTGAGAAGCTGTTCATCGGCATCCGCACGGTGGAGACCCACGTGTCACACGTGTTCACCAAGCTCGGCGTGACCTCGCGGGCCAGCGTCGGCCGGGTGCTCGGGCCCGCCCTGGACGCCCACGACAAGGGCTGA